Genomic DNA from Nitratidesulfovibrio vulgaris str. Hildenborough:
CCAAACCGCGCGGCAGCCTCGGCAGGCTCGAAGAACTGGCGGCGCGTCTCTATTGCATCGCCGGAGGACGGCGCCCGCTGCGCGTCGACCCGGCCCGCGTCTTCACCGTGGCGGGCGACCACGGCGTCTCGGCCGAAGGGGTGAGCCCCTTCCCGCAGGAGGTCACCCGACAGATGGTGCTCAACTTCGCCAACGGCGGGGCTGGCATCAACGTGCTGTGCCGCACGGCGGGCGTCGACCTGCGCGTGGTGGACGCCGGATGCCTTGGCGGACCGTTCCCCGAACACCCCGCACTCATCCAGCGCAAGGTGGCCGAAGGCACCGCCAGCATCGCCCGTGGCCCCGCCATGAGCCTCGAGACCTGCGAAAAGGCCCTGCTGCTGGGCATCTCGCTTGCCGAAGAAGCCGCTGCCGACGGTTGCCGCTGCGTTGGCACGGGCGACATGGGCATCTCCAACACCACTCCATCCACCGCCCTCTACTGCGCCTATCTCGGTCTCGACCCCGCCGATATCACCGGCCCCGGCGCGGGGCTGGCAGGCGAAGCCGTCCGCCACAAGGTCGAGGTCATCCGCCGCGCGCTCGAGGTGAACCGCCATATCGTGGAGGCAGGCGACCCTGTCGCCACCCTCGCGGCGCTGGGCGGCATCGAAATCGCCACACTGGCGGGGCTGGTCATCGGGGCCGCGCGGCACGGCCTCGCCTGTGTCATCGACGGGTTCATCTC
This window encodes:
- the cobT gene encoding nicotinate-nucleotide--dimethylbenzimidazole phosphoribosyltransferase, whose product is MNHELRSVIDAINPVDQSLMAAAQAHLDNLTKPRGSLGRLEELAARLYCIAGGRRPLRVDPARVFTVAGDHGVSAEGVSPFPQEVTRQMVLNFANGGAGINVLCRTAGVDLRVVDAGCLGGPFPEHPALIQRKVAEGTASIARGPAMSLETCEKALLLGISLAEEAAADGCRCVGTGDMGISNTTPSTALYCAYLGLDPADITGPGAGLAGEAVRHKVEVIRRALEVNRHIVEAGDPVATLAALGGIEIATLAGLVIGAARHGLACVIDGFISTAAFTAAWKICPDVRGYCFLSHASAEPGYRSVVDALNAQPLLHLGLRLGEGTGGALAMFLMRAAADIFNDMATFADAGVSEADD